The following are encoded together in the Frankiaceae bacterium genome:
- the recA gene encoding recombinase RecA yields MAGMDREKALDAALAQIDKQYGKGSCMRLGDEVRAPVQVIPTGSIALDLALGIGGLPRGRIVEIYGPESSGKTTVALHAIAQAQAAGGIAAFIDAEHALDPGYAKALGVDTDALLVSQPDTGEQALEIADMLIRSGALDIIVIDSVAALVPRAEIEGEMGDSHVGLQARLMSQALRKITGALSHSGTTCVFINQLREKVGVIYGSPEVTTGGKALKFYASIRLDVRRIESLKDGTEIVGNRTKVKVVKNKMSPPFKVAEFDIVYGQGISREGSLIDVGVNEGLIKKSGAWYTYEGDQLGQGKENARNFLRDNPELALEIEGKIKAKLTPDIDLDNVVPMPVDF; encoded by the coding sequence ATGGCAGGAATGGACCGCGAGAAGGCGCTCGACGCCGCGCTCGCGCAGATCGACAAGCAGTACGGCAAGGGCTCGTGCATGCGCCTCGGCGACGAGGTCCGCGCGCCCGTCCAGGTGATCCCGACCGGGTCCATCGCGCTCGACCTCGCGCTCGGCATCGGCGGTCTCCCGCGCGGGCGCATCGTCGAGATCTACGGCCCCGAGTCCTCGGGCAAGACGACCGTCGCCCTGCACGCCATCGCGCAGGCCCAGGCGGCCGGCGGCATCGCGGCGTTCATCGACGCGGAGCACGCCCTCGACCCCGGCTACGCCAAGGCGCTCGGCGTCGACACCGACGCGCTGCTCGTGTCGCAGCCCGACACCGGCGAGCAGGCGCTGGAGATCGCGGACATGCTCATCCGCTCCGGCGCGCTCGACATCATCGTCATCGACTCGGTGGCCGCGCTCGTGCCGCGCGCCGAGATCGAGGGCGAGATGGGCGACTCGCACGTCGGCCTCCAGGCGCGGCTCATGTCCCAGGCGCTGCGCAAGATCACGGGCGCGCTGTCGCACTCCGGCACCACCTGCGTCTTCATCAACCAGCTGCGGGAGAAGGTCGGCGTCATCTACGGCTCGCCCGAGGTGACCACGGGCGGCAAGGCGCTGAAGTTCTACGCCTCCATCCGCCTCGACGTCCGGCGCATCGAGTCGTTGAAGGACGGCACCGAGATCGTCGGCAACCGCACCAAGGTCAAGGTCGTCAAGAACAAGATGTCCCCGCCGTTCAAGGTGGCGGAGTTCGACATCGTGTACGGCCAGGGCATCAGCCGCGAGGGCTCCCTCATCGACGTCGGCGTCAACGAGGGGCTCATCAAGAAGTCCGGCGCCTGGTACACGTACGAAGGCGACCAGCTCGGCCAGGGCAAGGAGAACGCGCGGAACTTCCTCCGCGACAACCCCGAGCTCGCCCTCGAGATCGAGGGCAAGATCAAGGCGAAGCTGACCCCCGACATCGACCTCGACAATGTCGTCCCCATGCCCGTCGACTTCTAG
- a CDS encoding class I SAM-dependent methyltransferase, with product MTRSSYGVLADAYAATTAVTRPELAAWRDAWAATLPGRGRVLDAGCGPGQHAAAFAAAGLRAVALDLTPAMAALARARVPAVVGDLRRLAFADGAFAGVWSSASLLHVPRDDAGTALRELRRVTADGGALALITATGGTDGWESPQYDTGPARPPPRFFVYHDEASLRTLLTDAGWAVRSVRFEPGELRDWLWVTADAAG from the coding sequence GTGACCCGGAGCTCGTACGGCGTGCTCGCCGACGCCTACGCCGCCACGACCGCCGTCACCAGGCCCGAGCTCGCGGCCTGGCGCGACGCGTGGGCCGCGACGCTGCCCGGGCGAGGGCGGGTGCTCGACGCGGGCTGCGGGCCAGGCCAGCACGCGGCCGCGTTCGCGGCGGCCGGGCTGCGGGCGGTGGCGCTGGACCTGACGCCGGCGATGGCGGCGCTGGCCCGCGCGCGCGTGCCGGCGGTCGTGGGCGACCTGCGCCGGCTGGCGTTCGCGGACGGCGCGTTCGCGGGCGTCTGGTCGTCGGCGTCGCTGCTGCACGTGCCGCGCGACGACGCGGGCACGGCGCTGCGCGAGCTGCGCCGGGTCACGGCGGACGGCGGCGCGCTGGCGCTGATCACGGCGACGGGCGGCACGGACGGGTGGGAGAGCCCGCAGTACGACACCGGCCCGGCGCGGCCGCCGCCGCGCTTCTTCGTCTACCACGACGAGGCCTCGCTGCGGACGCTGCTCACCGACGCGGGCTGGGCGGTGAGGTCGGTGCGGTTCGAGCCCGGAGAGCTGCGGGACTGGCTGTGGGTGACCGCGGACGCGGCGGGCTAG
- a CDS encoding DUF3046 domain-containing protein produces the protein MRMTVFWERMTARFGAAYADSVSRDLVIASLGGRTVVDALAAGVEAAEVWRAVCEAVEVPVSDRH, from the coding sequence GTGCGGATGACGGTGTTCTGGGAGCGGATGACCGCGCGCTTCGGCGCGGCGTACGCCGACTCCGTGTCCCGCGACCTCGTCATCGCCTCGCTCGGCGGCCGTACCGTCGTGGACGCGCTGGCGGCCGGCGTCGAGGCCGCCGAGGTGTGGCGCGCGGTGTGCGAGGCAGTCGAGGTCCCGGTGTCGGACCGCCACTGA
- a CDS encoding regulatory protein RecX, producing the protein MIRQPSRRRLQAVPTGPAAEPPPDRPPEPETDPESVARAICLRMLSSRPCTRAELATELRRRNVPDDAATAVLERFDEVGLVDDGAYAASWVERQRRTRGLSRRALTAELRHKGVGDEEISEAVAVVSDDDERARATELVARKLGSVRNLERDKQVNRLVGMLSRKGYGGGLAYSVVREALDGDDLAWPDD; encoded by the coding sequence GTGATCAGGCAGCCGAGCCGGCGGCGGCTTCAGGCGGTCCCGACCGGGCCCGCGGCGGAGCCGCCCCCCGACCGCCCGCCCGAGCCCGAGACCGACCCGGAGTCCGTGGCGCGGGCGATCTGCCTGCGGATGCTCTCCAGCCGACCGTGCACGCGCGCGGAGCTCGCCACCGAGCTGCGCCGCCGCAACGTGCCCGACGACGCCGCCACCGCCGTCCTCGAACGCTTCGACGAGGTCGGGCTGGTCGACGACGGCGCCTACGCGGCCTCGTGGGTGGAGCGGCAGCGACGCACCCGCGGGCTGTCCCGCCGCGCGCTCACCGCCGAGCTGCGCCACAAGGGCGTCGGCGACGAGGAGATCAGCGAGGCCGTCGCCGTCGTCTCCGACGACGACGAACGCGCCCGCGCCACCGAGCTCGTCGCCCGCAAGCTCGGCAGCGTCCGCAACCTCGAACGCGACAAGCAGGTCAACCGCCTCGTCGGAATGCTGTCGCGGAAAGGGTACGGCGGCGGACTCGCCTACTCCGTCGTCCGCGAAGCCCTCGACGGGGACGACCTGGCGTGGCCGGACGACTGA
- a CDS encoding response regulator transcription factor: protein MAPIRIVLVDDAQEMRELVALSLRIGGTFDVVGEAGNGAEAVDLTAATQPDLVLLDLSMPVMDGLEALPLILERSPDSVVVVFSGFDELQLGREARARGASAYVEKGVPLDVLARTLVEVYEERTARQS from the coding sequence GTGGCGCCCATCCGCATCGTGCTGGTCGACGACGCACAGGAGATGCGCGAGCTCGTCGCGCTCTCGCTGCGGATCGGCGGGACGTTCGACGTCGTGGGGGAGGCGGGCAACGGCGCCGAGGCCGTCGACCTGACCGCCGCCACCCAGCCTGACCTCGTCCTGCTCGACCTGTCGATGCCGGTGATGGACGGCCTGGAGGCCCTGCCGCTCATCCTCGAACGCTCCCCGGACAGCGTCGTCGTCGTCTTCTCCGGCTTCGACGAGCTGCAACTGGGCCGCGAGGCGCGGGCCCGCGGCGCGTCGGCGTACGTCGAGAAGGGCGTGCCGCTCGACGTCCTCGCGCGGACGCTCGTCGAGGTCTACGAGGAGCGCACGGCGCGGCAGTCGTAG
- the rny gene encoding ribonuclease Y — protein MGVVLGIVAGLLLGVGAAFLVLRSRTAAGPITSPATSQADSLAAAQATTEAHRNAAAILAQAEADAAAIRTAAETAAAALRREAEAAAASAAAAAATAATTAAAEARAAAEAEARAVRAEQDRREERLGEREHRLAEREERIDTEQRRVEARDHALAEAETELARRREELKDVEEERRLVLERTAGLTAADAKAELVAAIENQAKRDAVAIVRDIENDAKSTGEERARKIVTLAIQRVATDQTAESVVSVLHLPSDDMKGRIIGREGRNIRAYESITGVNLIIDDTPEAVLLSCFDPVRREVGRLTLDKLVLDGRIHPQRIEEMYERSKAEVEQLVVRAGEDALYEVGITEMHPEIVNLLGRLRYRTSYGQNVLRHLVEAAHIAGVMAAELKLDVPLVKRCTVLHDLGKALTHEVEGSHALIGAEIARKYGESEDVAHAIEAHHGEVEQRTVEAVLTQSADAISGGRPGARRESLESYVKRLERLEEIATAKPGVEKVFAMQAGREIRVMVLPDQVDDIQAQVIARDIAKQVEEELTYPGQIRVTVVRESRATEYAK, from the coding sequence ATGGGCGTGGTCCTCGGCATCGTCGCCGGCCTGCTGCTCGGCGTCGGTGCGGCGTTCCTCGTGCTCCGGTCGCGCACGGCCGCCGGCCCGATCACCTCGCCCGCGACGTCCCAGGCGGACTCCCTCGCGGCGGCGCAGGCCACGACCGAGGCGCATCGGAACGCGGCCGCGATCCTCGCGCAGGCCGAGGCCGACGCCGCCGCGATCCGCACCGCGGCAGAGACAGCCGCCGCGGCGCTGCGCCGCGAGGCCGAGGCCGCCGCCGCGAGCGCGGCCGCCGCCGCGGCCACGGCGGCCACGACAGCAGCCGCCGAGGCGCGCGCCGCTGCCGAGGCCGAGGCCCGCGCGGTCCGCGCCGAGCAGGACCGGCGGGAGGAACGTCTCGGCGAACGCGAGCACCGCCTCGCCGAACGCGAGGAGCGCATCGACACCGAGCAGCGCCGCGTCGAGGCCCGCGACCACGCGCTCGCCGAGGCCGAGACGGAGCTGGCGCGCCGCCGCGAGGAGCTCAAGGACGTCGAGGAGGAACGCCGCCTCGTCCTCGAACGCACCGCCGGCCTGACCGCCGCCGACGCCAAGGCCGAGCTCGTCGCCGCCATCGAGAACCAGGCGAAGCGCGACGCCGTCGCGATCGTCCGCGACATCGAGAACGACGCGAAGTCGACCGGCGAGGAACGCGCCCGCAAGATCGTCACGCTCGCGATCCAGCGGGTGGCGACGGACCAGACCGCCGAGTCGGTGGTCAGCGTGCTGCACCTGCCGAGCGACGACATGAAGGGCCGGATCATCGGCCGCGAGGGCCGCAACATCCGGGCGTACGAGTCGATCACCGGCGTCAACCTCATCATCGACGACACGCCCGAGGCCGTGCTGCTCAGCTGCTTCGACCCGGTACGCCGCGAGGTCGGCAGGCTGACGCTCGACAAGCTCGTGCTCGACGGGCGCATCCACCCGCAGCGCATCGAGGAGATGTACGAGCGCAGCAAGGCCGAGGTCGAGCAGCTCGTCGTCCGGGCAGGGGAGGACGCCCTCTACGAGGTCGGCATCACCGAGATGCACCCGGAGATCGTCAACCTGCTCGGTCGCCTCCGCTACCGCACGAGCTACGGCCAGAACGTCCTCCGCCACCTCGTCGAGGCAGCCCACATCGCCGGCGTCATGGCCGCCGAGCTCAAGCTCGACGTCCCGCTGGTGAAGCGGTGCACCGTGCTGCACGACCTCGGCAAGGCGCTCACCCACGAGGTCGAGGGCAGCCACGCGCTCATCGGGGCCGAGATCGCGCGCAAGTACGGCGAGAGCGAGGACGTCGCCCACGCCATCGAGGCGCACCACGGCGAGGTCGAGCAGCGCACCGTCGAGGCGGTCCTGACGCAGAGCGCCGACGCGATCAGCGGCGGGCGTCCCGGCGCGCGCCGCGAGTCGCTGGAGTCGTACGTCAAGCGGCTCGAACGCCTGGAGGAGATCGCCACGGCCAAGCCCGGCGTCGAGAAGGTGTTCGCGATGCAGGCCGGCCGCGAGATCCGGGTCATGGTGCTCCCGGACCAGGTCGACGACATCCAGGCACAGGTCATCGCGCGCGACATCGCGAAGCAGGTCGAGGAGGAGCTGACCTACCCCGGGCAGATCCGGGTCACGGTCGTCCGCGAGTCGCGGGCGACCGAGTACGCGAAGTAG
- a CDS encoding sialidase family protein: MRRTALAFALLAVLGGAPAAPAAPAWAPQCSSVTVSPAYATDGKVACSNRWGVYLSTDRGRTWRAQSPLVTGVPVPNLPIYGVLFSPRYATDRTLYAFSDTLLASVDDGRTFVPAEAGLTSGGLDRMTPFVGAVSPVPGAGERVAFAYTDVVGPAGYQQAVPYVIEADARTRHPVAGSPGTELVRFAVPPRLAPTDPVFALTFRADGRPGVDRCDATFTCATAVATFSGDQVMRTAPRVWVSDDWPARRHVHVVWSTPTGVRAYRSLDGGTTFVPWRSLDRTIRTHRKSLLPPVVTFAHTAGQPNLLYAAVQHDLHSDAKPGTVESELFRSTDAGSTWRLVATSRYHGPRTRAPGRLPGSFGRSLTQEQGLVLAPDGRLFAALSNDPDRDDTAVYCSVDGGRTWAAACAR, from the coding sequence ATGCGCAGGACCGCGCTCGCGTTCGCGCTGCTCGCCGTGCTCGGCGGCGCGCCGGCCGCGCCCGCCGCGCCCGCGTGGGCTCCGCAGTGCTCGTCGGTCACGGTCTCGCCGGCGTACGCGACCGACGGCAAGGTCGCGTGCTCCAACAGGTGGGGCGTCTACCTCAGCACCGACCGGGGCCGGACGTGGCGCGCGCAGTCGCCCCTGGTGACCGGCGTGCCCGTGCCGAACCTGCCGATCTACGGGGTGCTGTTCTCGCCGCGGTACGCCACCGACCGCACCCTCTACGCGTTCTCCGACACGCTGCTCGCGAGCGTGGACGACGGGCGGACGTTCGTGCCGGCCGAGGCCGGCCTCACGTCGGGCGGGCTCGACCGGATGACGCCGTTCGTCGGCGCCGTCTCGCCGGTGCCCGGGGCCGGCGAGCGGGTGGCGTTCGCCTACACCGACGTCGTCGGCCCCGCCGGCTACCAGCAGGCGGTCCCGTACGTCATCGAGGCCGACGCCCGGACGCGCCACCCGGTCGCGGGGTCGCCGGGCACGGAGCTGGTGCGTTTCGCGGTGCCGCCGCGGCTCGCGCCGACCGACCCGGTGTTCGCGCTGACCTTTCGCGCCGACGGGCGGCCAGGGGTCGACCGCTGCGACGCGACGTTCACGTGCGCGACGGCGGTGGCGACGTTCTCCGGCGACCAGGTCATGCGCACCGCGCCGCGCGTGTGGGTCAGCGACGACTGGCCGGCACGCCGGCACGTGCACGTCGTGTGGAGCACGCCGACCGGCGTCCGCGCGTACCGCTCGCTCGACGGCGGGACGACGTTCGTGCCGTGGCGCAGCCTCGACCGGACGATCCGTACGCACAGGAAGTCGCTGCTGCCGCCGGTGGTGACGTTCGCGCACACCGCCGGGCAGCCGAACCTCCTCTACGCCGCCGTCCAGCACGACCTCCACTCCGACGCGAAGCCGGGCACCGTCGAGTCGGAGCTGTTCCGCAGCACCGACGCCGGCAGCACCTGGCGGCTCGTCGCGACGTCCCGCTACCACGGGCCGCGGACTCGAGCGCCGGGGCGGCTGCCGGGGTCGTTCGGCCGGTCGCTGACCCAGGAGCAGGGCCTCGTGCTCGCGCCGGACGGCAGGCTCTTCGCCGCGCTGTCGAACGACCCGGACCGCGACGACACCGCCGTCTACTGCTCCGTCGACGGCGGCCGTACGTGGGCCGCCGCCTGCGCCCGCTGA
- a CDS encoding ATP-dependent helicase, whose translation MGALDRFSPATRAWFEGAFAAPTAAQEGAWDAIQKGSNALVVAPTGSGKTLAAFLWSLDRIASQPPPERARRCRVLYVSPLKALAVDVERNLRAPLTGIRGAAQRLGTPPPDVTVAVRSGDTPADERRRFATTPPDILITTPESLFLILTSAARESLRGVETVIVDEVHAMVATKRGAHLALSLERLDALLDAPAQRIGLSATVRPLDEVARFLGGAREVEVVNPPAAKTIELRVVVPVEDMAALGEGTGVTSGSAAGGEDRSSIWPAVDERIVDLIEAHRSTIVFANSRRLAERLCARLNDIAYERRTGEALPGGRAPAALMAQAGASRGAEPEIARAHHGSVSKEQRALIEEDLKAGRLPAVVATSSLELGIDMGAVDLVIQVEAPPSVASGLQRVGRAGHQVGAVSRGVLFPKYRGDLVQSAVVVERMRNGAIESLRYPRNPLDVLAQQVVSMVAMEPWQVDDLVALVRRAAPFATLPQSAFEATLDMLSGRYPSDDFAELRPRVIWDRISGTLTGRPGAQRLAVTSGGTIPDRGLFGVFLVGEKGSRVGELDEEMVYESRVSDVFLLGSSSWRIEEITHDRVLVTPAPGVPGKMPFWHGDAPGRPVELGRALGAFLREMTRLSDDDARARAAVAGLDEWAAANLVAYLREQQQATAHLPDDRTIVVERFRDELGDWRLCVHSPFGAQVNAPWALAITARARERYGVEVQTMHSDDGIVVRLPETEEAPTADLVLLDPDDVEPLVRDEVGSSALFASRFRECAARALLLPKRNPGKRTPLWQQRQKSAVLLQVAGRFGSFPIVLETMREVLQDVFDVPGLRELMADVSSRKVRLVEVETPQPSPFARSLLFGYIGAFMYEGDAPLAERRAQALSLDSALLAELLGQAELRELIDVEAMAEVEVELQRLAPDRHARSVDEVADLLRVLGDLTTAEAVERGATPAWLADLEEARRAIRVRLAGEERWVAAEDAARLRDALGVPLPVGLPEAFLDPVADPMGDLVSRWARTHGPFVAADVAARLGTGAAVVTDALHRLAAHGRVVHGEFRPGGSGTEWCDAEVLRSLRRRSLAKLRKEVEPVPAVALARFLPAWQQVGVSSGRGVDAVLRAVEQLQGASVPASALESLVLPSRVADYSPAYLDELCAAGEVVWAGSGGLPGNDGWVSLYLADAAPLLLPPSTLADPTPWQTAVLEALDGGAALFFRSLSDRVGGPDDADLVTALWDLVWAGLVTNDTPAPLRSLLGRGRAPSRRRTPVARYRGVGRGVGRAALPTRAGPPMGAGRWTLLPEREADRTRRLHAVAETLLDRHGVVTRGAVQAEHVAGGFAAVYSVLKAMEESGRCRRGYFVEGLGAAQFAQPGAIDRVRAMASDRRLDEVLPPPGPEVWAPGSRAQRAKAPPAVVLAATDPANPYGAALPWPERVAEDGEGKGHRPGRKAGALVVLVDGELVLYVERGGRSLLTWAEQPERLQPAVDALALAVRDGSLGKLAVERGDGDFVLGTPLGAALESAGFRPTPRGLRLRG comes from the coding sequence ATGGGTGCACTCGACCGCTTCTCCCCCGCCACGCGCGCGTGGTTCGAGGGGGCGTTCGCCGCGCCCACGGCCGCGCAGGAGGGCGCCTGGGACGCGATCCAGAAGGGGTCCAACGCGCTCGTCGTCGCCCCCACGGGCAGCGGCAAGACACTCGCCGCGTTCCTCTGGTCGCTCGACCGGATCGCTTCGCAGCCGCCACCGGAGAGAGCACGGCGGTGCCGGGTGCTGTACGTCTCCCCGCTCAAGGCGCTCGCGGTCGACGTCGAGCGCAACCTCCGCGCGCCGCTGACGGGCATCCGCGGCGCGGCGCAACGCCTCGGCACGCCCCCGCCCGACGTCACGGTCGCCGTGCGCTCCGGCGACACCCCCGCCGACGAACGCCGCCGCTTCGCCACGACGCCACCGGACATCCTCATCACCACGCCGGAGTCGCTGTTCCTCATCCTCACCAGCGCGGCGCGGGAGTCGCTGCGCGGGGTGGAGACGGTCATCGTCGACGAGGTGCACGCGATGGTCGCGACCAAGCGCGGCGCCCACCTGGCCCTCTCGCTCGAACGCCTCGACGCCCTCCTCGACGCGCCCGCGCAGCGGATCGGGCTGTCGGCGACCGTACGTCCCCTCGACGAGGTCGCGCGGTTCCTCGGCGGTGCGCGCGAGGTCGAGGTCGTCAACCCGCCCGCCGCCAAGACGATCGAGCTGCGGGTCGTCGTGCCCGTCGAGGACATGGCCGCGCTCGGCGAGGGCACCGGCGTGACCAGCGGCAGCGCGGCCGGCGGGGAGGACCGTTCGTCGATCTGGCCGGCCGTCGACGAGCGCATCGTCGACCTCATCGAGGCGCACCGTTCGACGATCGTCTTCGCCAACTCCCGCCGCCTCGCGGAGCGGCTCTGCGCGAGGCTGAACGACATCGCGTACGAGCGGCGCACCGGCGAGGCACTGCCCGGCGGTCGAGCGCCCGCCGCGCTCATGGCGCAGGCAGGCGCCAGCCGCGGCGCCGAGCCCGAGATCGCCCGCGCGCACCACGGCTCGGTGAGCAAGGAGCAGCGCGCGCTCATCGAGGAGGACCTCAAGGCGGGGCGGCTGCCCGCGGTCGTCGCGACGAGCAGCCTCGAGCTCGGCATCGACATGGGCGCGGTCGACCTCGTCATCCAGGTCGAGGCGCCGCCGTCCGTGGCCTCCGGCTTGCAACGCGTCGGCCGCGCGGGCCATCAGGTCGGCGCGGTGAGCCGCGGGGTGCTGTTCCCCAAGTACCGCGGCGACCTCGTCCAGAGCGCCGTCGTCGTGGAGCGCATGCGCAACGGCGCGATCGAGTCGCTGCGCTACCCGCGCAACCCCCTCGACGTCCTCGCCCAGCAGGTCGTCTCGATGGTCGCCATGGAGCCGTGGCAGGTCGACGACCTCGTCGCGCTGGTACGCCGCGCGGCACCGTTCGCGACGCTGCCGCAGTCGGCGTTCGAGGCGACGCTGGACATGCTCTCGGGGCGTTACCCGAGCGACGACTTCGCCGAGCTGCGCCCGCGCGTGATCTGGGACCGCATCTCCGGCACGCTGACCGGAAGGCCAGGGGCGCAGCGCCTCGCGGTCACGAGCGGCGGCACGATCCCCGACCGCGGGCTCTTCGGCGTCTTCCTCGTCGGCGAGAAGGGCTCGCGGGTCGGCGAGCTCGACGAGGAGATGGTCTACGAGTCGCGCGTCAGCGACGTGTTCCTGCTCGGCTCGTCGTCGTGGCGGATCGAGGAGATCACGCACGACCGCGTGCTCGTGACGCCGGCGCCCGGGGTGCCGGGGAAGATGCCGTTCTGGCACGGCGACGCCCCGGGGCGCCCTGTCGAGCTGGGACGGGCGCTCGGGGCGTTCCTCCGCGAGATGACGCGCCTGTCCGACGACGACGCGCGCGCCCGCGCCGCCGTCGCGGGCCTCGACGAGTGGGCGGCGGCCAACCTCGTCGCGTACCTCCGCGAACAGCAGCAGGCCACCGCGCACCTGCCCGACGACCGCACGATCGTCGTCGAGCGCTTCCGCGACGAGCTCGGCGACTGGCGGCTGTGCGTGCACTCGCCGTTCGGCGCGCAGGTCAACGCCCCGTGGGCGCTCGCCATCACGGCCCGTGCCCGCGAGCGGTACGGCGTCGAGGTGCAGACCATGCACTCCGACGACGGCATCGTCGTACGCCTCCCCGAGACCGAGGAGGCGCCCACCGCCGACCTCGTGCTGCTCGACCCCGACGACGTCGAGCCGCTGGTCCGCGACGAGGTGGGCTCCTCGGCGCTGTTCGCGTCGCGGTTCAGGGAGTGCGCGGCGCGCGCGCTGCTGCTGCCCAAGCGCAACCCCGGCAAGCGGACGCCGCTGTGGCAGCAGCGGCAGAAGTCCGCGGTGCTGCTGCAGGTGGCGGGGCGCTTCGGGTCGTTCCCGATCGTGCTGGAGACGATGCGCGAGGTGCTCCAGGACGTCTTCGACGTGCCCGGACTGCGCGAGCTGATGGCCGACGTGTCGTCGCGCAAGGTTCGGCTGGTCGAGGTGGAGACGCCGCAGCCGTCGCCGTTCGCGCGGTCGCTGCTGTTCGGCTACATCGGCGCGTTCATGTACGAGGGCGACGCACCGCTGGCCGAGCGGCGCGCGCAGGCACTCTCGCTCGACTCCGCTCTCCTGGCCGAGCTGCTCGGCCAGGCGGAGCTGCGCGAGCTCATCGACGTCGAGGCGATGGCCGAGGTGGAGGTCGAGCTGCAGCGCCTCGCCCCCGACAGGCACGCGCGGTCGGTCGACGAAGTCGCCGACCTGCTCCGCGTGCTCGGCGACCTCACGACCGCCGAGGCCGTCGAGCGCGGCGCGACACCCGCCTGGCTCGCCGACCTCGAGGAGGCGCGGCGGGCGATCCGCGTACGCCTCGCCGGCGAGGAGCGCTGGGTCGCCGCGGAGGACGCGGCGCGGCTGCGCGACGCGCTCGGGGTGCCGTTGCCGGTGGGCCTGCCGGAGGCGTTCCTCGACCCGGTGGCCGACCCGATGGGCGACCTCGTGTCCCGCTGGGCACGGACGCACGGGCCGTTCGTCGCGGCCGACGTCGCGGCACGGCTCGGCACCGGCGCGGCCGTCGTCACCGACGCGCTGCACCGGCTCGCGGCGCACGGCCGGGTGGTGCACGGGGAGTTCCGGCCGGGCGGATCGGGCACGGAGTGGTGCGACGCGGAGGTGCTGCGGTCGCTGCGCAGGCGTTCGCTGGCGAAGCTCCGCAAGGAGGTCGAGCCGGTGCCGGCGGTGGCGCTGGCGAGGTTCCTGCCCGCGTGGCAGCAGGTCGGGGTGTCCTCTGGCCGTGGGGTCGACGCCGTGCTGCGCGCGGTCGAGCAGCTGCAGGGCGCGTCCGTCCCCGCGAGCGCGCTGGAGTCGCTGGTGCTGCCGTCGCGGGTCGCCGACTACTCCCCCGCGTACCTCGACGAGCTCTGCGCCGCCGGCGAGGTGGTCTGGGCGGGCTCGGGCGGGCTGCCCGGCAATGACGGCTGGGTCTCGCTCTACCTCGCCGACGCCGCGCCGTTGCTCCTCCCGCCGTCCACGCTGGCCGACCCGACGCCGTGGCAGACCGCCGTGCTGGAGGCGCTCGACGGCGGAGCGGCGCTGTTCTTCCGCTCGCTGTCCGACCGGGTCGGCGGGCCCGACGACGCCGACCTCGTCACCGCGCTGTGGGACCTCGTCTGGGCGGGGCTGGTGACCAACGACACACCGGCGCCGTTGCGCTCGCTGCTGGGCCGGGGGCGGGCGCCGTCGCGGCGGCGTACTCCGGTCGCGCGCTACCGCGGCGTCGGGCGCGGCGTGGGCAGGGCGGCGCTGCCGACGCGGGCGGGGCCGCCGATGGGCGCGGGCCGGTGGACGTTGCTGCCGGAGCGCGAGGCGGACCGCACACGGCGGCTGCACGCCGTCGCCGAGACGCTGCTCGACCGGCACGGCGTCGTCACGCGCGGGGCGGTGCAGGCGGAGCACGTGGCGGGCGGGTTCGCGGCCGTCTACTCCGTGCTCAAGGCGATGGAGGAGTCGGGCCGGTGCCGGCGCGGCTACTTCGTCGAGGGGCTGGGCGCGGCGCAGTTCGCGCAGCCTGGGGCGATCGACCGGGTCCGCGCGATGGCGTCCGACCGGCGGCTCGACGAGGTGCTGCCGCCGCCGGGGCCTGAGGTCTGGGCGCCGGGGTCGCGCGCGCAGCGGGCCAAGGCGCCGCCCGCGGTCGTGCTCGCCGCGACCGACCCCGCCAACCCGTACGGCGCCGCCCTCCCCTGGCCCGAGCGCGTCGCGGAGGACGGCGAGGGCAAGGGGCACAGGCCTGGGCGCAAGGCGGGCGCACTGGTCGTGCTGGTGGACGGCGAGCTGGTGCTCTACGTCGAGCGGGGCGGCCGCAGCCTGCTCACGTGGGCGGAGCAGCCCGAACGCCTCCAGCCCGCCGTGGACGCGCTCGCGCTGGCGGTGCGCGACGGGTCGCTCGGCAAGCTGGCGGTGGAGCGGGGGGACGGCGACTTCGTCCTCGGCACGCCGCTCGGGGCGGCACTGGAGTCGGCGGGGTTCCGGCCCACGCCGCGCGGCCTGCGGCTGAGGGGGTGA